The Solea solea chromosome 15, fSolSol10.1, whole genome shotgun sequence genome segment CTGACGTGTCACCAATTAACCTGCATGTCTCCTTTGGACTGTGAGCGGACGATGGAGCACCAGGGGAAAAACCCCACGCAGACACTGAGGCGACTGCTCTAACAACTGCAGTGCCACACTCGATACATGAATGTGATAATTCCCCACTGATACAGTCACATCAACAAGCAATATAACCATCCTGTGCCACTTATTTGATCTCAGAGCCTCCTCCTTCCCCGACACATTTATCATCATAACAATACACCAGACCTCTGACTCATCTTTTCAGCTGTCACCTCCTGGATTGACTCCTCTGCAGCTCTCAACGGGTTTGATTCAAATGTTATTCATAATTGACAAAACCTCTGAATCAAATTTGGGAAGAGCTGAAGAGGCAGAGCAGACAATGCTTGTGAGTCAGATGCTCCCTCACAACAGCTGAAGTGTGTCCTTTGTGTGCGTTTTGCTCACAGGCCTCAGAGGAATCTGAGAGCATTAAGAAAATGACTCCCCACTCTCCCCTCTCAATGACAACCAGTGCCACGACATGTCACAGTTGAATCAATcaacacaaaaatagacacaatcaaGCAACATAGCATTAAGTGGGTTTTCatcactgtttttgtgcacatttttgatTTGGGCATAGAAAACCTGAATATGaagacagaaataataataaaaaaagatttaaattacAGTTTGTTAGCATattaataaaaagtaaatgcaTATTTGAGTATAGTCTCTCCAGCTTCAGCAGTCAAGAGCATTGGGAAACAAATAACAGAATGGTAGACAAGAATAAAGGTATGTGTGGACTTATGGCAAACCACAACATGCAACAAGCATATTATATTTGCCATAACTTCCATGGCAAATATAATTATGAATCTTAgttaaataattaaagtaaaatgttttgatttttattaaaattagaTCTGAACTAGTACATATCTTATAACTTCAACTGTGTTAATtccattaaaaaacaatgtCCCACTTTATAACCTACCTTTCTAGGTTTTAATGACTAATGTCTGTTGTTTAATGACTAGCCTTGTCATGCTGAAATGGTTTACAGGTGTACCCAGGACATTGGGACATCACTGGTAGGTGTTAATAGGGACATGGGGACTTTAATCTTAGCTGAGAAACTAACATTTCATGTGACgggcaaaaaaagaataacaacTTAATAATCTTGAGCACAATGTATGCCAATGCTGGCAGTCTTTACGGCTTTTCTTTCCAACGCTGTGCGCTCCCACTCCTGCCAATCTGCTGCATTCATTTCATTGGAATGGCTCCCTGATCCTCATCTTTTGTTTTGAGTGGTTCATAAAAGGAAAGGAATTTTTTCCTATTCTTTGgcacaattttaatttaatgatgcCACCCTTTAAATCACtgacaaacatatatatatatatatatatatatatatatatatatatacgtatatatatatatatatatatatatataggtatatatatatatatatatatatataggtatatatatatatatatatatatatatatatatatacatatatatgtatatatgttcattatgtgtgtacataatgaataaatatcCCAAGACAGCCTCAAAGCAAGTGATGACATGCCCGCCCAAACCACATTTGTATTATAAACCCTGACAAAAGGATAAGGGAGGCAGCTGCAGTGGATTAAGCATTAATGTGTAAAACAGAAGATTGAAGTTTCAGTGTGAGATTTGGGGCTTTATTGTTgggttttatatgtatattaagtTACTATAAGCAAATTAAAACTATTCAGAATTCACCTGGAATAGGCACatattttattgaattattgatcaatgagttgataacctttcagcatcctgtaaatttgtgatctgagagagaactcAACTCACCAAGGCTGTGTTTACAACCTTGGGGAAATCTGGGCCTTGATGAGAGACTGACCAACCACAgacctcagagagagagggtgccCCTATTGGGTGAGCACCTTTGCATATACTAGAGATGTTatgataccattttttccctcccgataccgattccgatacttgtgctgtgggtatcggccgatacagagtaccgataccgataccagtaaaaaatatatatcatactacgcctgcatgactgtgatatgattatcattggtggtaaggtttggctcaggttaaaccctctgtaaaacatgaacgaatacagcaaatggacaccatttatttttaccagtgatatgttatttcgtttttcagcttgtacgtttgttttgactctggtccaaacaccgcagcactggcagagcttcatgttaccatgacgactgaccgggaaaagGACGTGTGTGACAtaatttttacatgactccagattgttaatgagtctctgaagtaacgctaaactttaaaaacagaggcatacatacgcaggacacaagtacgctggttagttgtagcgctgttcttttcgtttaataaatgagccgctccagtttgactgtaggcgcgctaaCGCAGCTaacgcagctaacaacgctaatggaggtaactggtaaatactgccgacatgatgagctaacgttagctccttgtctacaggtgtcgggtgatcagttcttcttcacatctctaaaacagcacagcgcgactgtttcaagagcggcgaagaagaaccgtgtcagagctaacgaCGCTCTAATAcattacgtggtatcggatcggtgcatggactccagtactcgctgataccgatgcccacattttcggcagtatcggaggcatttctgATACTGGTATTGGAATCGGTACAACTCTAGCATATACATCACTTCAGTGgaaagattatttttattgtggtAATAACTACagtgcaaagaaacctaaaatgTCCAAGACTTGAATAGTAAATGTGAGCAAATGTTTCCAACAATCCGTTATTTTTCTAGTGATCCTACCTTGATGCCACGCTGCTTTTCAAAAGACGGTTgttatgcaaacacacacaatgatttTTCTTGAGCAGAtctttttttgccatttgtgcttTCAAAAGACAAGTCCTCAGCCCCTTCATTGCTGGTGCAATTAGCCTGTATGCCCACAGTCAGCGTCGGATTAACGCAAAGGCAAACTAGGCACGTGCCTAGGGCCCGATTGGCAGGGGGAggcccagacagagggacaatcaaaacctaaaaatgacttggtccgtgtttcaagaggATTTACGCTCCTCGTCCTGATGACACGACGCTGTCAGGGCTTTTGAGGACAGTCTGCTCCGATGGACAGTCGCGCCAGAGGCAGTCGAGCGGGAGGAGCCGCAGCGAGTGCACATGTCCGCGGCGAGGTCTGGGCGGGGGTTCGCTGAAAACCACCTTCACCCGGAGCCCTTCCAAGCCGATCTAgagtcggtcgcggcgcaccaccgggggaggaaatttcatgtcaaacttatgtgtgacactgttgtatgatgaagtcggcatcaattcatggaaaaaactgttgaaaagttgaaatatggagattaaaggtttctgcccaacagtaatTTCCAATACTTGACCTAAATGGATTggttaaaagactatacttattttaaaaaaaaaaaaaaactaaaactgactaaaacttttttgagtgttcgtcaactaaaattggactaaaactatcacatatagaatgactgaaacgtgactaaaactaataagcgcTTTAGTCCAatagactaaaactaagactaaatcttgCTTCCAAAAGCAACACTGCACAGTacaccatccagagaaacatccagaccagtggagaaaactgctgaacagtgttgaaaaccagaaaatggaagagaggtgatgcttgtccatgaaaataaacctccTTACCCCtacagcacagtttctcttactgcaaatTGTATcggtctttgtatatttgactacttattaaactattcaatttaatcaacacatttaattaagattttctgcaaaatgcaatagcttacaacatttatcttatttgctctgtttacatagcaatgctgacacctattggtgatttactgaATCTACTACCTTAACAATGAAACTTgcaatggataagataaggataatttaatagcatttaatagagccttgtagtaacgtCTAAATACggtaataaacataaaaaaatactctgatagactgtttaatatacgacacatgacttattttggcatacaaagaaccaactcgtaaccaaagactacgctatgtaaaatgtgaataaacttttattagtaactttggtaagatttcaattcataaataacatcgatggaggggggcccaaaaaatacagtctgcctagtatagtccatttatttaatccggctctgcCCACAGTGCATCTTCCAGGAACACTGAACTGTTCACTCTTGAACTCCCTATTTGCGCTAGTCAGCAGGTATGCAAAAAACTATACTGTACCAATATTTAATGTGAACTAAACAGCTGAGaatgtttgcatttgcatgGACTATACAAACAAGaatcaaatgtaacatttcatatttcataaaaaaggaaaattctTCTTGTTGAAGCCTAAAATACTATAATGGGTCCTCTCAGAGATCCtaatttgtgtgtgaaaataattattaggCGCTGGGATTCACATTAGAGTATTACAACCTGGTGTAGACCACTTTTATTGGGCTGAAAAGGCTCCCACACAAAATGTTTACCTTGTCACAAGCACAAATGTGCATGTTCCAGAAATATCTGTAATCAATTCAGCACGGTGAAGTGGAATAAAGGCTTTTTTTAAGATTGAGACTTTAGATGAAAGCTTGTATAATTGCCACTGTGATCCAGACACAACATTGGTCTGGGATACAGCTGCACAAGGTGCATATTATACCCACGGGAACATTGTTAATCAATGGAGGAGGTGGATAACATTTCTGATTAAAACTGTGAGGTGTGGCTGGGAAAGAATACATTATTAATGAGAAAAATactaatctgtgtttttacataATCCACCTTTAAAAGTTGAGTGAAAATTGTAGTGCAGTGTCGTCTccaaattgaagaaaataactGGTGCGGGTGGGTGGTGGGTGAATAATTGTACACATGGTTTTGGGTGACATCAGCCAATCTGTGCATCACTAAGCTGGGCTCTTCTTCAAGTAAACTGTGGTTTGCTCCCCTGGAGTCCACACCAAATGTAAAAGACATCTGCTCCACACTCTTGAAACTCAGAAGTGTGACTTTTTCTAATTTCTTATGTTAATTTGCACCATAAAGCTAAGTGGGAATCCTGGCAGTTGGGAAGGAGATGCACTCtatgtgaaaattaaaaatcaagGGTGAAAGTATTAATGAAGTATATTTGTTAGTTACAGACAGTATGCCACCCcccattatattatatatacattatttccCACAGTTGAATTCTAAAAGAGACAATGTGCAATTTTAtgaatgtattttaatgttatatataaatatatatatttttcatatGCCTCAGGTAAATGGCAGTAGCTGACAAAATGCAAACAGTGAGCGAGTTGAAAGACTGACGACCAGCAATAAATGCTTCACAAAACTAAAGGCAGCCACATGGCAGGCCcaatgtgaacatttttaatataatcGTCACAAGTCTGGTAAGTTAAACAAATGACTGGTTCCTGAACACAACAGAAACCCACCAAAGCATCAAAGAGAATTTTATCAAAATTCTGTTGAAGTTGGTCTCTTTCTTATTTAACATGCTTTCAGTGGAGAGCAGAGAATACAGAGTTGCCTTGCTTCATCTTTTCCATCATGAGTAATGCAATGCAATCTCCTGTCACTGTTTTGGCCAGAGCCCAGGATACTCACTTGCAGCTGTCACAAGCCCCTGCAACTGCAATCATAGTGAGGAGGCTGCAGCTCACTTGCAGTCACACATGTTGACACAGACACTGTTTTTGGAATGTAGATGTAGCTCCGTTAAAGAATGTATCACCAGGTTTaactataaaaatgtattgatcTGAAGGAATGCCTGCTTACATCTGTCTTTTTGGTCCTTGATTAAATGGTGATTAATAAGTGCAATATTCTTTAGGTGTGCAGCGTGATTGACTGGACTCCTTTTGGTGTTGTACAGATTTGCTCTTGTAATGGCATattacatgcacacagacgTTTCTTTAGGTCACACAAGGTTCAGTGGATAGTTGTTTCCTGGGTCACACGAGGTGTAGCGGGCAATTATGAGTTTCCCGTTTTATCTCAAGGTCCCTGTCCTCCCTAGAAACTCCCTGTTCTCTATTGATATCTGCTCGTTCTCACAACACCTTATTGGCATCATATCAGACAACTACTCTGACGAATATCCTGTTTCTATATCACGTACACATATTGCTGAAGACATGTTTATATACGccttgtttctctctgctcagtGTTGTTCACTTTGCAGACTCTTCGACTCTGTAAACTGTGCTCCTCTGGTTGCAACTCAGATTAAATCAACTTGCTTGTATTCATCCGACTCAGTTCTCGTGCTTCATCTCACTCACAAAAGTTCCCATAACAATttggtgtcagaagtgggatcGTCTGAGAGTCCGTTGGGATCAAAAGGACGCCGGCAGTGCACACCTGGAATCCAGGAGATCTTCCTCTACCTCCAACCAAGTATTCAGAGAGAGGGGACCGGCGATCCAATTGATTGACTGACTGGCTCCACGACGATCCAAGATAAAGCTAACGTCCGATTGAGACGGTGAGATGTTGACTTTCCAAATTCCAAATTTACCAATGATTCatgaataatgataatgattctGTAATCAATAGAgataacttctttttttatgtattttctgaGTCTGTGGATACTTGCATTACTGCTGGTCATCATTTTCCATTGTTTacttcctttttgttttggaaCTTGACACGGAACTGTCATGTTGTAGGTTTTGATTGAAGGGGTTTATGCCCTTGAAATTGAAACTGAGTTTGTAGGTATAGGTTTTTATAACCTGATACTGAGTTTGTAGGTATAGGTTTTTATAACCTGATACTGAGTTTGTAGGTATAGGTTTTCATAACCTGATACTGAGATTGTAGGTACAGATTTTTATAATCTGATACTGAGTTGTAGGTACAGATCTTTATGGTCTGATACTGAAGTAGGTGAGAACTTTCCACTCTCACTGAGGTAGGTGAGAACGTTCCATTCTCACTGAAGTTAGGTGTGGGTTATAGGCGTCAAAGACCTACACCTAGGATTATTTACTAGAAGTCAGGGACTTACCGGTAGACAGGGTCTATACGAGGTAAATAATCAAAAGAGTCAGGGACTCTTGGTAAAAAGGAAACATGGGTACCCAAGGAAGTAAACAAGCGAAAAATGATCCGGACAGTCCAATTATTCTGgccatgaaacaaaaatatgggGATCAAAGTGTTGAATGTTTGAATTACTGGGTGACAAATCATGGATTCCCAGAAGGGGGATCGTTGAGCAAAAATCAACTGAAAAAAATTACGTGAAAGTcttgagaaagaaagacagacaattATGAGcaaaaagagagtgaaaagtgataaaatgagagagattgaaaaaaatgaaggaTGTCTGAAAAAGTGGGAAGATGAATGTGAAACGAGAGAAAGGAGACAAGTGTGCAAAATGATAACATGTATGAAAGTCGataagaaagacaaagaaagtgaTTTTGAACCTAAGAGTAAAAAGAATTCTCTCTATCCTAAACTGACAGGGTGCGGTCAGAGCTCTCTGGTTGATGACGCTTCCTGGTCCCTCCCTCGAAGACAACCCCCTCCCAAGGCAATGGCTCCGCCTTCGGTTCCTCCTCCATACAACGCCTCATCTGCCATGTCATCACCGATGTCATCCACATCCTCTTTTATGAACACTCCCTCACCAGGCTCCagtgtcctcacttcctcctccctctcccctccaATTGCAGCACGCACCAGACAACAATCAGATTCAGCTTTTACGATGCCAATGGTGCAAGTTATGGGTCCGGATGGAAATCCAGGTTTTGTCTACCGCCCATGGACAACTCAGGACCTGATTGATGCAGCATCACACCTCCCAAAGCCTGCACAAGGTGGCGCCGCCATGGCACGAGCCTATGTTCAGTTCATCAAAGACTTCACACCAACCTCAGGCGAAATCCAGAGAGTCATGATGAAATACATGAAACCATCTGATTTCTCCAAGGTGAAAGACATTTTCCAAAGAGATGGCGACTACAGACCCCAAGCGGTGAATTGGGACACTAATGACATGCTGACCATGCATACAAATGCCTGCAGGACAAGAAAgacgctgaaaaaaaaaaaaaaagaaaagaaaagacactgaacacagagcTATGTTAACTATGCTCTCCCTGAACAAGTTGCAGTACCATCAACTCAACCACTTCCAGTTCAGCATTACGGTGTTTCAcaacgaggaggaagaggcatGCAGAGAGGACGCAGGCCATGGCAAGGAGAGAGATCAGGTCCAAGAATGGGACCGCCACCAGGCTACGATGTGTGCTTCCTGTGTGGCAATAAAGGACATTGGGCAAAGGATTGCACACAATTCCGAGGccgaggcagaggaagaggtgCTCCACCTAGAGGCAGAAATGACCGTTGGCAACAATCATCTGACTGATCTGAGAGACGAGGGAGGGGAGGACCGGATGCGTGCGTCACCCAGACAGCCTACCCTGAACCTTCAGAAAAGGGGAGtgagaatgacacacacacatacaccactcACACGCTTACATCGCAGCAACAACACCAACTACTCACAGAGACTATTGAAGttttacagagaaaatctgactttaaacCTATAGGAACATACACCATGTATGATGACTCAATGGTGCAGAAACTGCCCACTATGATTTTGAATGTTGCAGGaaaagatgttacatttatggTTGACTCGGGTGCAACACGCACAGTGTTAAAATACTCTGAAATACCTAAGGCCAAACTCAGTGGCAATTTCATGTATTCCATTGGTGCATGTGGAACAACAGTCAAAGAAAACTATACATCTCCAACTACGTGTTCTCATCCTGAACCATTTACTAAAGTAAAGCACTCATTTTTGCTTTCCCACGTCTGTCCTTTCAACTTGTTAGGACGAGACCTGATGATGGCTTTTGGCATCGACTTATTTCGACACCAGAAGGAGTTAAAGTTGTGAGACGAACAACTCCACCCAATCCTGAAGCCTATATAATGGCTAAGTATCAACCTGATTTAATCTCCTCACTGCTCTACATATACCAATGGAAAGTTGAGAGTGTTTTGGCTCTATCTCTGACTGAACGTGCACATGCACTGGTTAGCCCAACTGCAGTTTTCATGCAGCCTGAGGCACTCCATTGCACGTCACACGTGACAACTGACCTTGACAGAGACTATGAAACTGAATGGTGGACTGACATCAACGATACTCTACTGACTGACTCTCTCTACTGGACAGACCTACGATGTGCACTTTCTGTCAGCTTAACAgctgaacaacaacaatttttTCTGATTAACGATTCACATCCACATATTTCGCTTTCCAAAGGACAAACTGATCAATGGAGATATTTAGGTCCATGGACAAAATCATGCATTGAGCTCAAAGATTGGCAATCTACACCCGACCCACATGTGTCATACTCGCCAAAGGGGGGTGTTTTCAAAACTGCATGCAAATTAACCGTGGCTGCTCTGAAATCTGTCTACTTGCTAGACCACAATCTTGATAAAACCgaacacatacaccaaatgCTCTCCGCAGAACAGATCCATCCAGCCCTTGCACGAGTCCCACCCAAATTGTGGGCACAAGGCAAATATGATGTAGGTCTCATAAAAAATTGTGAACCTGTAATAGTCAATCCTAAGTCTGACTACAGGCCAAAACGAGTTCAGTACCCTCTGCGTCCGGAAGCCGTCGAAGGCattaaacctgtttttaaatccttattGGAAGCTGGTGTTATTATCCCATGTGATAACTCACCTGTCTGCACTCCTATTTTTCCAGTTCAAAAAGCTAGAGAACCACCAACCCTACCCGAGTGGCGATTTGTTCAAGACTTAAAAGCAGTTAATGCAGCTGTTCATGCCAGAACACCAAGTGTTCCTAACCCGTACACTTTGCTTTCACAAGTCCCATCTTCTGCTAAGTGGTTTTCAGTTGTTGATCTATCAAATGCATTTTTCAGTGTTCCTGTTCACAAGGATTCTCAGTACTGGTTTGCATTCCAGTTCAACGGGAAAGGTTATACTTTCACCCGTTTATGTCAGGGTTTCACTGAATCACCAACAATCTACAATCGGGCTTTATGCGAATCATTGTCGCCTCTAGTGCTCTCTGATGGCACTGTGTTACTACAACATGTAGACGATCTTCTGATCTGCGCTCCAACTGAAAAACAATGCATAACTGACACTATCAAACTGCTCAAACATCTGGCAGAAGAAGGTCACAAAGCCAGCTTAAACAAGCTACAATTTGTCAAACAAGCTGTGACCTTCCTGGGTCACATAATTTCTGGTGAAGGCAAAACCATGTCTCCAAAACATATTGAAGCTATCCAAAAGATTCCAAAACCAATTACCCAACAACAAATGCTATCTTTCCTGGGGATGTGTTCCTACTGTCGCGCTTTTGTCCCTAATTTTTCTGAGGTTGAAAGACCCCTCAGGACCTTGTGTCACCAATCAGGCATGACCTCTCGCTCACAACTTGAGTGGACACCGGAAGCAGAAACTGCATTCCTAAACTTGAAACTTCAACTTCAGTCTCCTCCTACACTTGGACTTCCTGACCCAACCAAACCATTCACTCAGACCGTGGATGAACGTTCGGGTTGCATGACTTCTGTCCTCCTACAACCTCATGGTGACAGGCTTCGTCCTGTGGCATATTGCTTGGGTAAACTCGATCCTGTAGCAGCAGACATGCCAAAATGTCTCAGAGCTGTAGCAGCTgctgaaaaagcccttttggCCTCAAGAGATATAGTTGGCTACGCTCCTTTGACTCTCCTTGTGCCACATGCGGTCTCTTTGATCCTTTCTGAGCAGAAAACATCACACCTTTCGGCTGCTAGACACCTTAGGTATCATACGTGTCTTCTTGACATGCCTAATGTCACTCTTAAGAGGTGTACTGTTCTAAACCCTGCTACTCTGCTCCCTCTTCCACAGGATGGTGAGCCTCATGATTGCATGGCTGAACTTTCAGCATC includes the following:
- the LOC131474326 gene encoding uncharacterized protein LOC131474326, yielding MAKYQPDLISSLLYIYQWKVESVLALSLTERAHALVSPTAVFMQPEALHCTSHVTTDLDRDYETEWWTDINDTLLTDSLYWTDLRCALSVSLTAEQQQFFLINDSHPHISLSKGQTDQWRYLGPWTKSCIELKDWQSTPDPHVSYSPKGGVFKTACKLTVAALKSVYLLDHNLDKTEHIHQMLSAEQIHPALARVPPKLWAQGKYDVGLIKNCEPVIVNPKSDYRPKRVQYPLRPEAVEGIKPVFKSLLEAGVIIPCDNSPVCTPIFPVQKAREPPTLPEWRFVQDLKAVNAAVHARTPSVPNPYTLLSQVPSSAKWFSVVDLSNAFFSVPVHKDSQYWFAFQFNGKGYTFTRLCQGFTESPTIYNRALCESLSPLVLSDGTVLLQHVDDLLICAPTEKQCITDTIKLLKHLAEEGHKASLNKLQFVKQAVTFLGHIISGEGKTMSPKHIEAIQKIPKPITQQQMLSFLGMCSYCRAFVPNFSEVERPLRTLCHQSGMTSRSQLEWTPEAETAFLNLKLQLQSPPTLGLPDPTKPFTQTVDERSGCMTSVLLQPHGDRLRPVAYCLGKLDPVAADMPKCLRAVAAAEKALLASRDIVGYAPLTLLVPHAVSLILSEQKTSHLSAARHLRYHTCLLDMPNVTLKRCTVLNPATLLPLPQDGEPHDCMAELSASCSPRPDLTETPLTNPDLVLYVDGSASRDPATGLCRVGFAVCSDYDVMMSSSLPPHFSAQAAELVALTTACQLAKGRSVNIYTDSRYAFGVVHDFGALWKHRGFLKYDGKPVLHHTLIADLLDAILLPSAISVCKCAAHTNASDPISTGNARADAAAKAALSSPFV